From a single Microbacterium murale genomic region:
- a CDS encoding single-stranded DNA-binding protein: MNVRYAGTNWYNVSAFRQLADHAKSSLHQGDAVIVTGKLKLREWENAERKGMSADIEAEAIGHDLRWGASAFVKASRPSSGQDSAPVGVDHATGEVLDAESDPAMDDSAEDEGVGSLEPAMALGGTPWSTGD, encoded by the coding sequence ATGAATGTACGCTACGCCGGCACCAATTGGTACAACGTCTCCGCCTTCCGCCAGCTCGCCGATCACGCCAAGTCGTCGCTGCACCAGGGAGATGCCGTGATCGTGACCGGCAAACTGAAGCTGCGCGAGTGGGAGAACGCGGAGCGCAAGGGCATGAGCGCCGATATCGAGGCGGAGGCGATCGGGCATGACCTGCGTTGGGGTGCAAGCGCTTTCGTGAAGGCGAGTCGTCCGTCGTCCGGGCAGGATTCGGCACCCGTCGGCGTCGACCATGCAACGGGGGAGGTGCTCGATGCGGAGTCGGACCCTGCGATGGATGACAGCGCCGAGGACGAGGGCGTCGGGTCCCTTGAACCGGCGATGGCGCTCGGAGGCACCCCGTGGTCGACCGGGGACTGA
- a CDS encoding recombinase family protein translates to MTRNPRRAAIYARISQDTEGAEVGVSNQVASARALAQDHGLEVVATYQDNDTGASSLSKKARPDFAALIAAAARGEFEVILAYSMSRLTRRPAEWETLITLAQTHKIEFIYRVSPRYDLNTADGRATARTVAAWDAAEAERTGERVRMAKTAALAKGKDLGGPRPFGWEPSRREHRPAEAEAIRSAAAAILAGASVSSVAKAWTAAGIAPPRAGRPSRNGGTASHQWRPQAVRHILSNPRQIGRMVVKGVDYGRVAEPILTDHDHAALLAIFANPARKPKRGPEPLTSTAQQLVKCGTCGGSMSAGYSRGYRSIRCADASYRPGPHPVIALTIAEAQLGAAALWALTFQQPKEIESVTPEVATLQVKIADDKAKLERVTAAFIGGIGDLDYLGRESVTLKGAIADAQSRLDALLAHSDSAGAVAVARQFVTGWGEGASLIEISPEKAFGGAWGEYWQSLEIPARRRLLRGLFRDIRTVAADDSDPGRFIYDGVRLHVSAAEPRPFDLSNLNPDDAF, encoded by the coding sequence GTGACTAGGAATCCACGCAGAGCCGCGATCTACGCTCGCATCTCGCAAGATACTGAAGGCGCCGAAGTAGGCGTAAGCAATCAGGTTGCGTCGGCGCGCGCACTGGCACAAGACCACGGCCTCGAGGTTGTCGCAACGTATCAGGACAACGACACCGGTGCGTCGTCGCTGTCGAAGAAGGCACGCCCCGACTTCGCCGCGCTCATCGCTGCCGCCGCGCGTGGCGAGTTCGAAGTGATCCTCGCCTATTCGATGAGTCGTCTTACGCGTCGGCCTGCCGAGTGGGAAACGCTCATCACGCTCGCCCAGACGCACAAGATCGAGTTCATCTATCGAGTCTCACCGCGCTACGACCTCAACACCGCAGACGGGCGCGCCACGGCTCGCACGGTCGCGGCTTGGGATGCGGCCGAGGCCGAGCGGACAGGCGAGCGCGTGCGCATGGCCAAGACCGCCGCGCTAGCGAAGGGCAAAGACCTCGGTGGCCCTCGGCCGTTCGGCTGGGAACCCAGCCGCCGCGAGCACCGCCCCGCCGAAGCCGAGGCTATCCGGTCCGCCGCCGCCGCGATCCTGGCTGGCGCCTCGGTCAGCTCAGTCGCGAAGGCGTGGACGGCCGCTGGCATCGCTCCCCCGCGCGCTGGACGCCCGAGCCGCAACGGCGGCACAGCATCGCACCAGTGGCGGCCGCAGGCCGTGCGCCACATCTTGAGCAACCCTCGCCAGATTGGGCGCATGGTCGTCAAAGGCGTCGACTATGGCCGCGTTGCTGAACCGATCCTCACGGATCACGACCACGCCGCGCTGCTGGCGATTTTCGCGAACCCGGCACGCAAGCCCAAGCGCGGACCCGAACCTCTCACGTCGACCGCGCAACAGCTGGTCAAGTGCGGCACCTGTGGCGGCAGCATGAGCGCTGGCTACTCGCGCGGCTATCGCTCCATCCGATGCGCCGACGCGAGCTATCGCCCCGGCCCTCACCCCGTGATCGCGCTTACGATCGCCGAAGCCCAACTCGGCGCGGCCGCACTCTGGGCCCTTACCTTTCAACAGCCCAAAGAGATCGAGAGCGTCACACCCGAGGTTGCCACGCTCCAAGTAAAGATCGCCGACGACAAAGCGAAGCTCGAGCGTGTGACCGCCGCATTCATCGGCGGCATCGGGGATCTCGATTATCTCGGGCGCGAATCAGTCACGCTGAAAGGCGCGATCGCCGACGCGCAGAGTCGTCTGGATGCACTACTGGCTCATAGTGACTCGGCGGGCGCGGTTGCCGTTGCGCGGCAGTTTGTCACCGGATGGGGTGAGGGTGCCTCGCTAATCGAGATCAGTCCCGAGAAGGCCTTCGGCGGCGCATGGGGTGAGTACTGGCAGAGTCTTGAGATCCCCGCGCGTCGCCGCCTCTTGCGCGGCCTCTTCCGCGATATCCGCACGGTCGCTGCCGACGATAGCGACCCTGGACGCTTCATCTATGACGGCGTGCGCCTTCACGTGAGCGCTGCCGAGCCGAGACCCTTTGACCTATCCAACCTCAACCCCGACGACGCATTCTAA